One genomic window of Anaplasma centrale str. Israel includes the following:
- a CDS encoding DsbA family protein, which translates to MARIFCLLSLVVLVASFPLISKFVSGVKGQDREEIEAIIEEYIYKNPNKVISALSKGQAAMNEAEMRKRVAENRVALDDVSYPSFGNRESKVLLVEFFDFSCGYCKSMLSHIKQLLDDGKARIVFRDLPALGEASTLAARAALAVHFINPEKYVDFYYAALDHNKRFTDDGVVEIAESIGIKEEDLKKSLEQNDSKINAMINATRDLAERLNIGGTPSVVVGDTVLVGVSDLQALRDLIQGATQNGKGSSR; encoded by the coding sequence GTGGCTAGGATTTTTTGTTTGTTGAGTCTCGTAGTGTTGGTGGCAAGCTTTCCGCTAATTAGCAAGTTCGTCTCCGGAGTAAAGGGGCAAGACAGGGAAGAAATCGAGGCCATAATTGAGGAATACATATATAAAAACCCAAATAAAGTTATATCTGCGCTCAGCAAGGGGCAGGCAGCCATGAATGAAGCCGAGATGCGGAAGAGGGTTGCAGAGAATAGGGTAGCGCTGGATGACGTTTCCTATCCCTCATTCGGGAACAGGGAAAGCAAAGTATTGTTAGTAGAGTTTTTTGACTTCTCCTGCGGGTATTGTAAATCGATGCTTTCGCACATAAAGCAATTGCTCGACGACGGGAAGGCCCGCATAGTGTTCAGGGATCTTCCAGCGCTTGGAGAAGCCTCTACACTGGCGGCGCGTGCAGCGCTTGCGGTGCACTTTATTAACCCGGAAAAATACGTGGATTTCTACTATGCCGCGCTCGACCACAATAAAAGGTTTACAGACGATGGGGTTGTGGAAATTGCTGAATCCATAGGCATAAAGGAAGAGGATCTTAAGAAGTCGCTAGAGCAAAATGACAGCAAGATTAACGCTATGATTAATGCCACTAGGGATTTGGCTGAGCGGTTGAACATAGGGGGCACCCCCTCCGTGGTGGTTGGGGATACAGTGCTGGTCGGGGTAAGTGATCTGCAGGCGCTGCGCGATTTAATACAAGGCGCCACGCAAAATGGCAAGGGCAGTAGCAGATGA
- the hisS gene encoding histidine--tRNA ligase: MNVGKLRPVRGTRDLSPEECYKFWYIRDIAHSMGERYGFVPVETPIFEFQDVFLKTLGDSSDIIGKEMYSFPDRGGDVLVLRPELTAAVARMLICERLALPARLFTFGPVFRYERPQKCRQRQFHQINYEHFGAGCTADAELMALAYDILGALNLRNKVHLEINSLGSQDSILKYKSSLLQYFSEHEHALSGDSRRRVHTNPLRILDSKDRGDMAILCNAPVVADFYDDESKMAFDGVVRQLDNLGIPHTVNPRLVRGLDYYCGVVFEFKTTCLGAQDAVIAGGRYDKLVASMGGDNVPAVGFAGGMERLASLVDYSHGTGFSVAFLPLGEGAVECAMRSAYELRSRGIRVLCDGAVEKLKIGLKHADRSGVDLALILGDEEIAKGEVLCRHMATGAQETVSICKLGDYVLGIERSAQGSNRAALRRAGE, encoded by the coding sequence ATGAACGTAGGTAAGTTGCGGCCCGTAAGGGGCACTCGGGATCTTTCGCCGGAGGAATGCTACAAGTTTTGGTATATACGTGACATTGCCCACAGTATGGGGGAGAGATACGGGTTCGTGCCAGTGGAGACCCCCATTTTCGAGTTTCAGGATGTGTTTCTCAAAACTTTGGGGGATTCTTCCGACATTATTGGAAAGGAGATGTATTCCTTTCCCGATCGGGGTGGCGACGTACTTGTTTTAAGGCCTGAGCTTACTGCTGCAGTTGCCAGAATGCTAATATGTGAGCGGCTCGCCCTGCCGGCAAGGCTTTTCACTTTTGGACCGGTGTTCCGCTACGAAAGGCCTCAAAAATGTCGACAAAGGCAGTTTCACCAGATCAACTACGAACACTTTGGCGCGGGATGCACTGCAGATGCGGAGCTCATGGCGCTGGCGTATGATATTTTGGGTGCACTCAATCTTCGCAATAAGGTGCATCTGGAAATCAACTCTTTGGGCAGTCAGGACAGCATTTTGAAATACAAAAGCAGCCTGCTGCAGTACTTCAGTGAACACGAGCATGCGCTTTCTGGAGACAGTCGCAGAAGAGTGCACACAAACCCCCTGAGGATTCTCGATTCCAAAGATCGTGGTGATATGGCCATACTTTGTAACGCCCCAGTCGTTGCGGACTTTTACGATGATGAATCTAAAATGGCGTTCGACGGCGTCGTGCGGCAGCTTGACAACCTCGGCATACCACATACAGTCAATCCCAGGCTTGTTAGGGGGCTTGACTACTACTGTGGTGTGGTATTCGAATTTAAAACCACATGTCTGGGTGCACAAGACGCGGTAATTGCCGGGGGAAGGTATGACAAACTCGTTGCCTCAATGGGAGGTGATAACGTACCGGCTGTCGGCTTCGCCGGGGGCATGGAAAGACTGGCATCTTTGGTAGACTACAGCCATGGTACTGGATTTTCAGTTGCCTTTTTGCCCCTTGGGGAGGGAGCTGTAGAGTGTGCTATGCGTTCCGCATACGAGCTACGGAGTAGGGGCATAAGAGTTCTATGTGACGGTGCGGTAGAGAAACTCAAAATTGGTCTCAAGCACGCCGACAGGTCTGGTGTTGATCTAGCGTTGATATTAGGAGACGAAGAGATTGCCAAAGGCGAAGTGCTCTGCAGGCATATGGCGACCGGGGCGCAAGAAACTGTGAGCATTTGCAAACTTGGAGACTACGTGTTGGGCATAGAAAGAAGCGCCCAGGGCAGCAACCGGGCAGCTCTCAGAAGGGCTGGAGAGTAG
- the purC gene encoding phosphoribosylaminoimidazolesuccinocarboxamide synthase — MHTERKALYEGKAKIIFPGPDSSSVVQHFKDDITAFNSQKRDIIPGKGAVNNRVSYLIMRHLESHGIKTHILGFLDDREQLVRRVDIIPIEVVVRNLACGSFCKRFGVAPGTPILPPVVEFYYKNDALSDPMMTEDHLVSLGYATSGEVGHIKAESLRVNTILCKVMREVGIVLVDFKLEFGRLQQADGEIVLADEISPDTCRLHNASDDAVLDKDLYRLNLGDTLSGYAEVLRRIESHIPA, encoded by the coding sequence ATGCACACCGAGCGCAAGGCGTTATACGAAGGCAAGGCCAAGATTATATTCCCAGGCCCCGATTCAAGTTCTGTGGTGCAGCATTTTAAGGATGACATTACAGCTTTCAATTCACAAAAGAGGGACATAATACCCGGCAAGGGTGCGGTGAATAATCGCGTAAGCTATCTTATAATGCGACATTTAGAAAGCCATGGAATAAAAACCCACATACTTGGTTTTCTAGATGACAGGGAACAGCTAGTCAGAAGGGTTGATATAATCCCGATAGAGGTCGTAGTACGCAACCTGGCATGCGGCAGCTTTTGCAAAAGGTTTGGCGTGGCGCCAGGAACGCCGATTCTCCCACCCGTAGTGGAGTTTTACTACAAAAACGACGCTTTGTCTGACCCTATGATGACCGAAGACCATTTGGTCAGTCTCGGATATGCAACCAGCGGCGAAGTTGGTCACATCAAGGCAGAGTCACTGCGCGTGAACACAATCCTTTGTAAAGTCATGCGTGAGGTCGGCATCGTGCTCGTGGATTTTAAGCTGGAGTTCGGTAGGCTGCAACAGGCAGATGGGGAAATCGTGCTCGCCGATGAGATTAGCCCTGATACATGCAGGCTTCACAACGCATCAGATGACGCGGTGTTGGATAAGGACCTATACCGACTAAATCTAGGCGACACGCTTAGTGGTTATGCAGAAGTTCTGCGAAGAATAGAGAGCCACATACCCGCATAG